In Meiothermus sp. QL-1, the sequence CTTGTGGGGGTGGAGTACGCCGAACCCCTGGTGAGCCCCCTGCCCTGGCTGGCCCAGCCGTGGTAGGGGTTGACAGGGCTGGGGCGGGCCCTATATAGTTCGTTCGCTAAACTTACTAAATTCCTACGGTAAGGCACCGTGGCCCGTCCCCTGCCCCTGGACCAGCAAAGCATCAAGCGGCAAAACCGCCGCCGGGTCCTGGAGGTCCTGCGGCGGCAGGGGCCGGTGAGCCGGGCCGGGCTGGCCCGGGCAGTGGGCCTTACCAAAAGCACCGTCTCCTCGCTGGTGCAGGAGATGATTGCAGAGGGTCTCCTGAGCGAGGGCGACCCCCACAGCAGGGGTCTGGGACGGCCCGGCCTGCGCCTAAAGATCCGGGCCGAGAGCACGCTGGCCCTGGGGGTGGAGCTCGGGGTGGAGAACACCCAGCTCATCCTGCTCGACCTCAACAACCAGCCTCATGGAGCCTGGGAATGGGCCGAAAGCCCCCACACCCCTCTAAGCGAACGGCTGGACCGGCTGGCTGCCCAGGTACAGGCCCATGTCCCGGAGCACACCCGGCTGCTGGGGGTGGGCCTCGCCCTGCCCGGGGTGGTCCACGAGCAAACCCTGCTCTACGCCCCCGGCCCCGGCTGGCGCAACGAACGGCCCGCTGAGCTCTTGGAGGCTCTTTTAGGGCTTCCGGTTTTGGTGGAAAACGATGCCAATGCGGCCGCTTTGGGCGAGACCTTCTGGAACGAGCACCCCAGTCCCCTGCTCTACATCGTCCTGACCACCGGCCTGGGCACCGGGCTGGTGATAGAAGGGCAGGTCTACCGGGGCCGCCATGGGGCGGCCGGCGAGCTGGGCCACTGGCTCCCAGCCCAGGCCCTAAGCCGAGCCGAAGCTAAAGATGCCGAGGATAGCCTCTCGCTCAGGGCCGTGGTCCAGCGCTACCAGGCAGCCAGCGGCCGCAACGAGGGCTTCCGGGAGCTCCTAAAGCAGGCTGCGCGGGAAGACCCCTATGCCCTGGAGGCCCTCAAGCGCCTAGCCGAGGAACTGGGCCGCTTCGTGGCCAACCTGTGCGTGGCTTTCGACCCAGCGGTGGTGGTGCTGGGGGGACCCGGAGCCGAGGCCTGGCGGTGGCTCGAGGCCCCCCTGCGCCAGACCCTTCGGAACCTGGCCTTCCTGCCCCAGCACGCCGAGCTGCCCATAGGGCCCAGCGCCTTAGGACACCTAGCCCCGGCTATGGGCGCTGCCGCCTTGGTGCTGCAGCGCTTCTTAGCAAATGGTGGTACCCGGTTGCGGAGCCCGCCAATCTCCCCCCGGGCGACCTGGCCAACCATTGGCGGTTAGCTTTTCAGGAGGTCTGGTTATGAGGAAGTTCTGGTTGAGTCTGCTTTTGCTTCTCGGTTCTTTGGGGCTGGCGCAGTCGGGCCGGCTGGAGATCTTCTCCTGGTGGGCCGGCGACGAGGGCCCGGCCCTGCAGGCCCTGATCGACCTCTACAAAAAGCGCTATCCAGGCGTGGAGGTCATCAACGCCACCGTGACCGGCGGGGCCGGGGTAAACGCTAAGGCTGTCCTCAAAAC encodes:
- a CDS encoding ROK family transcriptional regulator; amino-acid sequence: MARPLPLDQQSIKRQNRRRVLEVLRRQGPVSRAGLARAVGLTKSTVSSLVQEMIAEGLLSEGDPHSRGLGRPGLRLKIRAESTLALGVELGVENTQLILLDLNNQPHGAWEWAESPHTPLSERLDRLAAQVQAHVPEHTRLLGVGLALPGVVHEQTLLYAPGPGWRNERPAELLEALLGLPVLVENDANAAALGETFWNEHPSPLLYIVLTTGLGTGLVIEGQVYRGRHGAAGELGHWLPAQALSRAEAKDAEDSLSLRAVVQRYQAASGRNEGFRELLKQAAREDPYALEALKRLAEELGRFVANLCVAFDPAVVVLGGPGAEAWRWLEAPLRQTLRNLAFLPQHAELPIGPSALGHLAPAMGAAALVLQRFLANGGTRLRSPPISPRATWPTIGG